One region of Paraburkholderia phymatum STM815 genomic DNA includes:
- a CDS encoding molybdopterin-binding domain-containing protein, which produces MTSNRSPTFWTCPFCPLLCDRLSIATDTTLTLNGTDCPRAKRALAQFDTRAARTQPSLDGKALGFDDAAGLAAQWLAQARQPLFAGMATDVAGTRALYRLANASAAIIDHAHGRSLMRSLTAMQDRGAFTTTFSEVRTRSDLIVCFAATPTARYPEFFQRCGIGAAPRDASGSAQREVIFVGSDIDADLARDAQPATVLQRAIPLHGDLYETVALLNLHVDQLLQDKPHAGRAPELADLASRMLAARYVTLIWNTADLPGDHAALLVEALDRLTKSINLRTRAGYLALGGDDGAATVNQTLTWMSGLPLRTGIHRNGLEHDPHRYDTARLLADHAVDALVWVASFGVDLPPPQSGVPTIVLGHPGLAPICSDRQGPTLFIPVSTPGIGSAGHLFRADGGIVLPLVPVYEDTLPAVAHVAAQIAQALGASRAGASWAARCASKEPAR; this is translated from the coding sequence ATGACCTCGAACCGCTCTCCTACCTTCTGGACGTGTCCGTTCTGCCCGCTGTTATGCGACCGGCTTTCGATAGCGACGGACACGACATTGACCTTGAACGGCACCGACTGTCCGCGTGCGAAGCGGGCGCTCGCGCAGTTCGACACGCGTGCGGCCCGGACGCAGCCGTCGCTCGACGGCAAAGCGCTCGGCTTCGACGATGCGGCCGGACTCGCGGCGCAATGGCTCGCGCAAGCACGGCAGCCGTTGTTCGCGGGCATGGCCACTGACGTTGCCGGCACGCGCGCGCTGTATCGGCTCGCGAATGCGAGCGCCGCGATCATCGATCATGCGCATGGCCGCTCGCTGATGCGCAGCCTCACTGCGATGCAGGATCGCGGCGCGTTCACGACCACGTTCTCCGAAGTGCGCACGCGCTCAGACCTGATCGTCTGCTTCGCGGCGACACCCACGGCGCGCTACCCCGAGTTCTTCCAGCGCTGCGGGATCGGCGCAGCGCCGCGGGATGCGTCGGGCTCCGCACAACGCGAAGTGATATTCGTCGGCAGCGACATCGATGCGGACCTCGCGCGCGACGCACAACCAGCAACAGTCTTGCAACGCGCGATACCGCTGCATGGCGACCTGTACGAAACGGTTGCGTTGCTGAACCTGCACGTCGATCAGCTTCTGCAAGACAAACCGCATGCGGGCCGCGCGCCCGAGCTGGCAGATCTCGCCAGCCGGATGCTCGCCGCGCGCTACGTGACGCTCATCTGGAACACAGCCGATCTGCCGGGCGATCATGCGGCGCTGCTCGTCGAAGCGCTCGACCGGCTGACCAAGTCGATCAATCTCAGGACGCGCGCGGGCTATCTCGCGCTCGGCGGCGACGACGGCGCGGCTACCGTGAACCAGACGCTGACTTGGATGTCCGGTTTGCCACTACGCACAGGCATCCATCGCAACGGCCTCGAACACGATCCGCATCGCTACGACACGGCGCGTCTGCTCGCAGACCATGCCGTCGATGCGCTCGTCTGGGTCGCCAGTTTCGGCGTGGATTTGCCGCCGCCACAAAGCGGCGTGCCGACCATCGTGCTAGGTCATCCCGGACTCGCGCCGATTTGCTCGGATCGACAGGGACCCACGCTGTTCATTCCCGTCTCGACACCCGGCATCGGCTCCGCCGGACATCTGTTCCGCGCGGACGGCGGTATCGTGCTGCCGCTCGTGCCTGTCTACGAAGACACGCTGCCCGCTGTCGCGCACGTCGCAGCCCAGATCGCGCAGGCCCTTGGTGCATCGCGTGCGGGCGCGTCATGGGCCGCGAGATGCGCGTCAAAGGAGCCAGCGCGATGA